The sequence ATTAATAGCGGGTATGTGGCTAAAAGCTATGTATGGACTGGATTTTCCACCCTTCGCCTTTTTAATATGAAGGAAATTCTGGGAAACTATGGGTCTTAAAAATCAAAGATGTTTGGTAATATTAATAAAAAGAAAGGGGGTTTAAATCATACACTTTCTTTCATAATCCTTGAAAGGGTTTCTGGCCTCATCGCCAAAAAAGAAGCCAAATGTTTTCTTGGAATTCTGTCAACAAGTTTTGGTTTGTTATTCTCTATAAAGTAATTCAGTCGTCTCTTGGCATTTGGTATCCTAGCCAAATAGACTCTGTTTTCTGCCAGAATGTAATACTCTTCAAGGAGCATTCTGTTTATTTGACGAATCTCTGGGAAATTGTTGAGGCAAAACTTGTAATCTTCATAATCCAAGTAATCACAATAGGTGTCCTCTAGACTTTGTATGTACTCCTTACTCTTTTCATTTCTAAAAAAACCAG is a genomic window of Flagellimonas sp. CMM7 containing:
- a CDS encoding Crp/Fnr family transcriptional regulator, whose protein sequence is MTPSQNIEKNLFIILYLNSIYPLSPSLKSFLSKNVKSCFFNKNEIISKEGEVCNRLYIIKKGLVRGYFVSDSTEITTWMDSENEVFTSITGFFRNEKSKEYIQSLEDTYCDYLDYEDYKFCLNNFPEIRQINRMLLEEYYILAENRVYLARIPNAKRRLNYFIENNKPKLVDRIPRKHLASFLAMRPETLSRIMKESV